In Sphingomonas crocodyli, a genomic segment contains:
- a CDS encoding gamma-glutamyltransferase family protein — protein sequence MTKDRSTDFGLSRRDLAGLLGGVAVAAAAGAPATAQDKPAIEPTRLKSAGETLRPEIVGDFGIVAAGRHYAVAAGTQMLAAGGNATDAGVAAVFAAAVTEISHFGFGGEAPSIIYDAKTQKVSVINGQGVAPGLATPAYFAKAGVIPGNGPNGGTIPAMVDAMASALALNGTRTLHEVMEYAIKLADGFVMYNFLAEVFASQKKATSKYKTAYDTYYPDGKVPVTGEIFRQPNLARTMRIIADASRATFAKTKNRKAAITAGRDAFYKGDIARRIGAAMEQDGGLMRYDDLARYQGKIEPPVSGDVFGYTICKGGFWSQGPTLIMALQIAEAAGIQTMEPGSADYLHTLTEAMKLAFDDRNAFFGDPDFATVPAKGLLSKAYAAERARQIGPRASLEHRYGDPWKYEGRARTTPAFTPHKIEKPVGPTADTTAIEVVDKDGNLFSCTPSSGWLLGGAYIAGDTGVPMSNRLTVFDLDPESPNVLVPYKRPRTTLSPSMVLKDGKPFLAIGTPGGDNQDQQIANVLVRLLAFGQPLQASIEAPRINSNHFHGSFGRKEDAPGELEIESRVPDAVRADLTARGHKLVVLGPFGVSTGIVAAGVAPGGNLRGGADVRRERYVFGW from the coding sequence GTGACCAAGGATCGATCGACCGATTTCGGATTAAGCCGCCGCGACCTCGCCGGTTTGTTGGGCGGGGTGGCCGTTGCTGCGGCCGCGGGCGCGCCGGCCACCGCGCAGGACAAGCCGGCGATCGAGCCGACCCGGCTCAAGAGCGCAGGCGAGACCCTGCGTCCGGAAATCGTGGGCGACTTCGGCATCGTCGCCGCAGGCCGCCATTATGCGGTCGCGGCGGGCACGCAGATGCTGGCGGCGGGCGGCAACGCGACCGACGCGGGCGTCGCTGCGGTCTTTGCCGCCGCCGTCACCGAAATCTCGCACTTCGGCTTCGGCGGGGAAGCGCCGTCGATCATCTACGATGCGAAGACGCAGAAGGTGTCGGTCATCAACGGGCAGGGCGTCGCGCCGGGCCTCGCCACGCCTGCTTACTTCGCCAAAGCGGGCGTGATCCCCGGCAACGGCCCCAATGGCGGCACCATCCCCGCGATGGTCGATGCGATGGCGAGCGCGCTGGCGCTCAACGGCACCAGGACGCTGCACGAGGTGATGGAGTATGCGATCAAGCTCGCCGACGGCTTCGTGATGTACAATTTCCTGGCCGAGGTGTTCGCGAGCCAGAAGAAGGCGACGTCGAAGTACAAGACCGCCTACGACACCTATTATCCCGACGGCAAAGTGCCCGTGACCGGGGAAATATTCCGCCAGCCCAATCTGGCCCGCACGATGCGCATCATCGCAGATGCCAGCCGGGCGACCTTCGCGAAGACGAAGAACCGCAAGGCGGCGATCACGGCCGGGCGCGATGCCTTCTACAAGGGCGATATCGCCCGCCGGATCGGTGCGGCGATGGAGCAGGATGGCGGCCTGATGCGCTATGACGATCTCGCCCGCTATCAGGGTAAGATCGAGCCGCCGGTGAGCGGGGATGTGTTCGGCTATACGATCTGCAAGGGCGGGTTCTGGAGCCAGGGGCCGACGCTGATCATGGCGCTCCAGATCGCCGAGGCGGCGGGCATCCAGACGATGGAGCCGGGCAGCGCCGATTATCTCCACACGCTGACCGAGGCGATGAAGCTCGCCTTCGACGATCGGAACGCCTTTTTCGGCGATCCCGATTTCGCGACCGTCCCCGCCAAGGGGCTGCTCTCCAAAGCCTATGCGGCCGAGCGAGCCCGCCAGATCGGGCCGCGCGCGTCGCTCGAGCATCGCTATGGCGATCCGTGGAAATATGAAGGCCGCGCGCGCACCACACCCGCTTTCACCCCGCACAAGATCGAAAAGCCCGTCGGCCCGACTGCGGACACCACCGCGATCGAGGTGGTCGACAAGGACGGCAATCTGTTCAGCTGTACGCCCAGTTCAGGCTGGCTGCTGGGCGGCGCCTATATTGCGGGCGACACCGGCGTGCCGATGAGCAACCGCCTGACCGTGTTCGATCTCGACCCCGAAAGCCCCAATGTACTGGTGCCGTACAAGCGGCCACGCACCACGCTCTCGCCGTCGATGGTGCTGAAGGACGGCAAGCCCTTCCTAGCGATCGGCACGCCGGGCGGCGATAATCAGGATCAGCAGATCGCCAATGTGCTCGTCCGCCTGCTCGCCTTCGGCCAGCCGCTCCAGGCGTCGATCGAGGCGCCGCGCATCAACTCCAACCATTTCCACGGCTCGTTCGGCCGAAAGGAGGATGCGCCCGGCGAACTGGAGATCGAAAGCCGCGTGCCCGATGCCGTCCGCGCCGATCTCACCGCGCGGGGGCACAAGCTGGTCGTACTCGGGCCGTTCGGTGTCTCGACCGGTATCGTCGCGGCGGGCGTTGCGCCCGGCGGCAATCTGCGGGGCGGCGCCGATGTTCGCCGCGAACGCTACGTCTTCGGCTGGTAA
- a CDS encoding M20/M25/M40 family metallo-hydrolase, with the protein MNKILPTLLVASIIVAPVQAAPSPGAGEPAFRAMFKEMVEINSAQEGGSCTAVIDTLITRMKAAGFPEGNLHRFVPDKDPKAGILVAVLPGRDPKLKAVLMLGHTDVVNARRADWTRDPYTLIEEDGYFYARGVADMKGQDAIWADNMLRYHAEGYKPLRTIKMALTCGEEGGGFVNGAKWLVDNQRELVDAGIALNEGGYGENDAAGKPVVQTFQAAQKVVMSFTLETTNPGGHSSVPRPDNAIYSLARALDAVSRYDFPVQFIDANRGYFSQMAKVVGGADGAAMTKIVADPTDKAANDQLNKSPQYHSMLRTTCVATLMNGGHAGNALPQRATATINCRVIPGVPLEEVQAALVKAIDDPEVKVTSSRGYRPMNPAPVTDKLLGPARRISATIWPGVPVIPHMATGATDAVSMTPAGIPTYGVTGLFRDPDGNGVHGLNERIRVSSLMNGRKFLYQLVKAYADQKD; encoded by the coding sequence ATGAACAAGATTTTGCCGACCCTGCTGGTCGCCTCCATCATCGTCGCCCCGGTTCAGGCCGCGCCGTCGCCCGGCGCAGGGGAACCGGCGTTCCGCGCCATGTTCAAGGAAATGGTCGAGATCAATTCGGCGCAGGAGGGCGGCAGCTGCACCGCCGTTATCGACACACTGATCACCCGGATGAAGGCCGCCGGCTTTCCGGAAGGCAACCTCCACCGCTTCGTGCCCGACAAGGATCCGAAGGCCGGGATTCTCGTCGCCGTGCTGCCGGGCCGCGATCCCAAGCTGAAGGCGGTGCTGATGCTGGGGCATACCGACGTGGTCAATGCCCGCCGCGCCGACTGGACCCGCGATCCCTACACGCTGATCGAGGAAGACGGCTATTTCTACGCGCGCGGCGTGGCGGACATGAAGGGGCAGGACGCGATCTGGGCGGACAATATGCTCCGCTATCATGCCGAGGGTTACAAGCCGCTGCGCACGATCAAGATGGCGCTGACCTGCGGTGAGGAAGGTGGCGGCTTCGTCAACGGCGCCAAATGGCTGGTCGACAATCAGCGCGAGCTGGTCGACGCCGGGATCGCGCTCAACGAGGGCGGCTATGGCGAAAATGACGCCGCCGGAAAGCCCGTCGTCCAGACCTTCCAGGCGGCGCAAAAGGTGGTGATGAGCTTCACGCTGGAGACGACCAATCCCGGCGGGCACAGTTCGGTGCCGCGGCCGGACAATGCGATCTACAGCCTTGCCCGCGCGCTCGATGCGGTCAGCCGCTATGACTTTCCGGTCCAGTTCATCGACGCCAATCGGGGCTATTTCAGCCAGATGGCCAAGGTTGTCGGCGGTGCGGACGGCGCGGCGATGACGAAGATCGTCGCAGACCCCACCGATAAGGCGGCGAACGATCAACTCAACAAGTCACCCCAATATCATTCGATGCTGCGCACCACCTGCGTCGCGACGCTGATGAACGGTGGCCATGCGGGCAACGCCTTGCCTCAGCGCGCGACCGCGACGATCAACTGCCGCGTGATACCCGGCGTGCCGCTGGAGGAGGTGCAGGCGGCGCTGGTGAAGGCGATCGACGATCCCGAGGTGAAGGTGACGTCCAGCCGCGGATATCGGCCGATGAACCCCGCGCCGGTGACGGACAAGCTGCTCGGCCCCGCGCGGCGCATCTCGGCGACGATCTGGCCGGGCGTGCCCGTCATCCCCCACATGGCGACCGGCGCGACCGACGCCGTGTCGATGACGCCGGCGGGCATCCCCACCTACGGCGTCACCGGCCTGTTCCGCGATCCGGACGGCAACGGCGTCCACGGCCTGAACGAACGCATCCGCGTGAGTTCGCTGATGAACGGCCGCAAGTTCCTGTACCAGCTGGTCAAGGCCTATGCCGATCAGAAGGATTGA